The proteins below come from a single Mucilaginibacter mali genomic window:
- a CDS encoding D-TA family PLP-dependent enzyme: MNEQADWYRVKNVQQADSPALLLYHERVINNIEHLIAMAGNPDLLRPHVKTNKSASVSRLMIERGITKFKCATIAEAEMLGQSGAKDVLLAYQPNKAKLGRFIELMGAYPGTKYSCLIDNIQTARMISDMAINHSLNVSVFIDLNVGMDRTGIVPDEALKLFNRIETLSGNETEEFPGIAFAGLHAYDGHIEDENIDERIAHCEREFKAVEQLRNDIKRMGYPFPLLVAGGSPTFAIHAKRANTECSPGTFVFWDKNYHDHIPEQHFLFAALVLTRVVSLPAEDKICIDLGYKAVACEKPLAVRVYFLNAPELMPCSHSEEHLVVQAPQGHPYKVGDVLYALPMHVCPTVAMYNQAHIIRNGMFTEKWAIDARGRELSI; this comes from the coding sequence ATGAACGAACAGGCAGATTGGTACCGGGTAAAAAATGTGCAGCAGGCAGATAGCCCCGCGCTGCTGCTTTATCACGAACGGGTGATCAATAACATTGAGCATTTAATAGCGATGGCCGGGAACCCGGATTTGTTGCGCCCGCATGTAAAGACCAATAAATCGGCCAGTGTTAGCCGCCTGATGATTGAACGTGGCATCACTAAATTTAAATGCGCCACCATTGCCGAAGCCGAAATGCTTGGCCAAAGCGGCGCTAAGGATGTGTTGCTGGCTTATCAGCCTAATAAAGCGAAGCTTGGGCGGTTTATAGAATTGATGGGCGCATATCCGGGCACAAAATATTCCTGTTTGATTGATAATATACAGACTGCGAGGATGATATCGGATATGGCGATTAATCATAGCCTGAATGTGTCTGTATTTATTGATCTCAACGTTGGTATGGATCGTACGGGTATAGTACCTGATGAGGCGTTAAAGTTATTTAACAGAATAGAAACACTCTCAGGTAACGAGACAGAGGAGTTTCCCGGTATCGCGTTTGCAGGTCTGCACGCTTACGACGGCCACATCGAAGATGAAAACATAGATGAGCGTATCGCCCATTGCGAGCGTGAATTTAAAGCTGTTGAACAACTGCGGAACGATATAAAGAGAATGGGTTATCCGTTCCCTTTACTCGTAGCGGGCGGCTCACCCACCTTTGCCATTCATGCCAAAAGAGCAAATACCGAATGCAGCCCCGGTACCTTTGTATTTTGGGATAAAAACTATCACGACCATATCCCCGAACAGCATTTTCTTTTTGCCGCGCTGGTGCTAACAAGAGTTGTTTCATTGCCGGCCGAAGATAAGATTTGCATCGATTTGGGTTATAAAGCCGTAGCCTGCGAAAAGCCATTGGCCGTGCGTGTATACTTTTTAAACGCGCCCGAATTGATGCCCTGCAGCCACAGCGAAGAGCATTTGGTGGTGCAAGCGCCCCAAGGCCATCCGTATAAAGTGGGCGATGTGCTTTACGCACTGCCCATGCATGTATGCCCAACGGTGGCCATGTATAACCAGGCGCATATTATTCGCAATGGTATGTTTACCGAAAAATGGGCCATTGATGCCCGCGGCCGCGAATTAAGTATTTAG